The Mucilaginibacter sp. PAMB04168 genome contains the following window.
CCCAGCGGTTCTGGTAAATCCTTCTTCATGAATAGCCTGATCGAACAGTATATGCTGTTCAATATGGATATGGTCATTGTGGACACCGGCCATTCTTATTCCGGCTTATGCGCTTATTACAAGGGCAAGTACATTACCTATACTGATAAAAAGCCGATCACGATGAACCCCTTCCAGATTACCGTGGAAGAATTCAATATTGAGAAAAAGGATTTCCTGATCACACTGGTCGGCCTGCTTTGGAAAGGTGCCGATGGTACTTTCAGCCAGGTGGAGCGGGATGTGATTAGCAATGTGATCAATGCCTTTTACCTGCAATACTTTGAGCAGGGAGAACTGCCCCCGATCTCCAAAAAGGACCAATTCGCCATCCGCAAAAAAGTACTGGAAGAAATGAAAGGCGGTAGCGGCATTCTGCCATTTGCTGATTTTGAAATTGAAGTGCTGGACAATGATCTGGCCGGTGAACTGTCGCGCGATGACCAGGTTTTGATAGATGGCCTGACCCATTCCGGCGATACGCTGACACCGAACGAAGCCAATCCATTCCGCGTGGCCTATGATGAAAAGTTTCACCAGGCCGTTAAGGAAGAACAGTTGCGCCGCCTGAAAGCCGAGGGCAAGCCGCATATCGAACACTTAAACTTCAACAGTTTTTATGAATTCGCGCTCTGGAAGATCCCGGAGATCAAGCAGGAAGAACGCATTCCGTTCGATGTGGATGAGTTTCGCTATGTATTGAAGAAGTTTTATAAGGGCGGCGAATTTGCACAGATCCTGAACGAAGCGACAGACTCATCGCTGTTCACCGAGCGCTTCATCGTCTATGAAATTGACGCCGTGAAGGAAAATCGGGTTCTATTTCCAATCGTTACGCTGGCGATAATGGATGTATTCATTCAGAAGATGCGTTTCAGGACATCACGCCGAAAGGCTTTGGTCGTCGAAGAGGCATGGAAAGCGATTGCAAGCCCTTTAATGGCTTCCTACCTTTTATACCTCTACAAAACAGTCAGAAAGTTTTGGGGAGAAGCCATTGTGGTTACCCAGGAATTGGGCGATATCATTGGTAACGCGGTAGTTAAAGACAGCATTATTAATAATTCAGATACCATCTGCCTGCTTGACCAGACCAAGTTTAAAGATAATTATAACGAGATCGCCGCCCTGTTATCGATAAATGAAACTGAGCGAAAAAAGATATTTTCTATTAACCAGTTGGAGAATACCGATGGACGCGGGCGCTTTAAAGAAGTGTATATCCGGCGCGGTGCGGTTGGCGAGGTCTATGGCGTAGAGGTCAGCCTGCACCAGTATTTGACTTTCTCCACGGAGAAGCCGGAGAAATCGGCACTCGAAGTTTACATCGAATATTTTGGCAGGTATCAGCACGCGTTAGACCTTTTTGTCAATGATTTTCACGCCAGTAAACTGTCCCTCGCACAGTTTGTCAGCCATATTAATCAAATCGATCATCCTTTTTTCTATGACATCTATGAAGATAACATTAATGCTCCTTATCCTCCCGCCAGTATTGCTGTGTAAAGCCGTGTTCGGTCAGGAAATCGTCGTTGACCCGGCGACTTCGGCAGCTATTGCGGTCAACAGCGCCGTGATCAACGGCCAGTTAAATACAACTAATAATAATCTAAGTGCGATCCAAAAAGGCCAATTGGCCGTGACCGGGCAACTGGTTATTGTCAATGACCTCCAAAACAAGATTTATACCGGCCTGAGCCAGGTAGCTTCGGTTATTAATAACCTCACCTCCATCAAAGAGATCGCCAGTTGCGGAACTGATATTGTAAATGATGTGGGCCAGGCAATAACCATCGCCAAATCTGATCCGGTACTTCTATTGTTTGCCGAGGAAGGCGCGCGTGAATTTCAAACGCGCGCCGTAACACTTGCCTCGGATGTCAGCGCTTTTGTGCTCAAAGGCGGAAATAATATGATGGATGCAGGCGAACGCGGCAAGCTGCTCAACCATATTGAGAGCGAAATGCAGATCCTGCGCGGCATTGCTTACGGTATGGGACGCGCGATGTACTGGGCGAAAATGCGCGGGATATGGGCTTCGATCAATCCCTGGGCCGAATGGAAGAACATGGATGTCCAGATCGCAAATGATGTAGTAAACAACGCCAAATACTTAAAGAAATGAAGTTATTTATAGTATTGCTGCTTTCAGCTTTTTGCTTTTCCCTTTCCGCATCCGCACAGCAAAGCACCCTCGACATTGCAGGCATCCACCAATTGATCGATCAGTCCAAGTCGGAACATTCACAGCAGGTCAAGGCACGGAACAACCAGGCGACAGTTACGGCCAATGAGCAGGCGAATTTAACGCTGCTTACTAAGATGAAGAATATGTACCGCACCCTACAAAACAGGTACAATACTTTAGGAACGGCCATTAACATTGCGGACATAGGAATTTACGCGGTGCCTGAAGTGAAGCAGATCGTAAGCTACCAGGCGCAAATCATCAGTCTGGTGGAAAAGAACCCGGCACTTGCATTTTTGGGTTATCAAACAGAGATTGAGTTTGTCGAAAAAGCACAGGGGCTGATCGGTTATGTGACAGGACTGACCTTGTCGATTGGCGATGTCAACCAGATGAAGGCTTCAGACCGGAAACTGTTATTTGATTACGTGCTTATGCAGCTATCTGAAATACAGGAACTATCCGGCAACCTCGTCACTACGCTAACCTATTCCAGCCTGAACTCCCTGCTGCGTTCCATCAACCCATTTCAGAATTATATCGATCAGGATAAAAACGTCGCTGAAAGTATTATTCAAAACGCCAGATACCTCAAACAATGAAAAAGCTATTTCTTTTATTCCTTTCGGCTTTCGCCTTTTACCTTTCGCCTTGCTCCGCACAGCAATACGTTTTCGACCCGAAATATTTCGCTTCCGTCGAAGCTAATCAGGCGGTTCGCAGCAGCGCAGAAGAAACCCACAATCAGTATTTGGGCAAGATCAACAATAACATTGAAGACCTCAATACCAACGTAGGTTCGGTAGTGCTGGCGCAAGAAATGATTTATAACGGTTTGTCCAATGTCAACTCCGCTTTAAAGGATGGCTTGGAGGTCAAATACATGGCGACCATTACCGCCGATATGATCAGTTATCTGAACCAGGCATTGGCTTTAGGCAAATCCGATCCTTACTTATTGTTATTTGCCACCAATATAGCCAACGAAATGAAGGTGCGGTCATTGGCGCTGGTCAGCGAGGTATCGACCTTCGTGCTGAAATCCGGCGATAATATACTGGCCGATTATAACGGACGCGACCAGCTATTGAAAAAGGTCACGACTACCTTACAGATTTTAGACGGTCTGGCCTATGGTGCCTGGCGCGCCATGTATTGGGCCAAACAGCGCTGCATTATCGCCACGATCAACCCCTGGCAGGACTTTATCAATAAGGACAAATACTTCGTCCAGCAAATTATTACTAACGCTAAATACCTCAAAGAATGAAAAAAATATTAATGCTTTTTGCCTTATGCTTTAGCCTGTTCGCAGCTAAAGCGCAATCCCTCATCAAGGATGATGCGGTGGATAACCAAAGCCAGCGCATGGTGTTCCAGCAATGGGACCAGAACAAGTTCTATCCCAAAGCGGGATTTTTAAGTTTGAACCCTTATTACTGGCTGGTTTGGGGACTGTTTGATCCGAATTACCATAAAACAGACATCCGGCCTTTGAGCGCCAATGGACAGCAAACACAGCGGCTGGCATTAGTGGCGACCATGAACGGTATCGATAACCGTTATAAGCTGCAATCCGATACGGCACGCAATACGGCGCTATCGCAAATAGCTTTGCAGTCGGGTTTGTTGTCAGATGCCGACCCCTTGTGGCTATTATATTATAAGCAGCAATTTAACCCCTTACTGAATTATACGCCGGTTTCCATTTTAGGGGGCTTGTCCCCGCAGGTAAGCGGCAAATTAGTATCCGAAGGACTTTACGGGTGGT
Protein-coding sequences here:
- a CDS encoding DUF87 domain-containing protein — its product is MAGKQVFNIPYIGIDHYNGIDILVGAGGECSVVIQITNPVTRFSAASAAYDEFHALMINVVKIMGDGYLLQKSDVISKEEYPLKDGGEYLQQKYNEHFAGRDYIRVNTYITLTRQVRKGAFYVFDKKMLRDFSQQLDKVMDILVAAKTAPVILIEQQLNLLIMQFLAMDFKPEHIVLNNFAPNDTEIKMGDRAIRNIPLINIDNVDLPPSVSTHIEMNEKETLRGFPVDFLSFLFRVPDFEVILFNQVIDIPSQFMTLKKLELKKKRHSGIPDPANTLCVEDIDLLLNDVARENQLLVNCHFNIVLAAQQDKIQKAANFIESALFGLGIMASKNGYNQLELYRCALPGNAVELKDYDWFLTTCDAAVCFFLKESMPLDEPSDFLVRFTDRQGVPVGIDVADLPMRTNRINNRNKFVLGPSGSGKSFFMNSLIEQYMLFNMDMVIVDTGHSYSGLCAYYKGKYITYTDKKPITMNPFQITVEEFNIEKKDFLITLVGLLWKGADGTFSQVERDVISNVINAFYLQYFEQGELPPISKKDQFAIRKKVLEEMKGGSGILPFADFEIEVLDNDLAGELSRDDQVLIDGLTHSGDTLTPNEANPFRVAYDEKFHQAVKEEQLRRLKAEGKPHIEHLNFNSFYEFALWKIPEIKQEERIPFDVDEFRYVLKKFYKGGEFAQILNEATDSSLFTERFIVYEIDAVKENRVLFPIVTLAIMDVFIQKMRFRTSRRKALVVEEAWKAIASPLMASYLLYLYKTVRKFWGEAIVVTQELGDIIGNAVVKDSIINNSDTICLLDQTKFKDNYNEIAALLSINETERKKIFSINQLENTDGRGRFKEVYIRRGAVGEVYGVEVSLHQYLTFSTEKPEKSALEVYIEYFGRYQHALDLFVNDFHASKLSLAQFVSHINQIDHPFFYDIYEDNINAPYPPASIAV